Sequence from the Saccopteryx bilineata isolate mSacBil1 chromosome 6, mSacBil1_pri_phased_curated, whole genome shotgun sequence genome:
CCTCACCAGGGAGGGCCCAGCCCTTGCAGGCAGAGGACAAGCAGTGAACAGGGCCTCCGAGGCTGGGCACCTATAACGTTGCAGCAGAGCAGTCCTCAAGAAGGAGGCCCTGGTTTGCTCGGTAACCTTGGTTATACCGAGCTGGGCTATTCCTAATTATTGGTTCTGGACACACTCCCCTCGATGGCGCCCTATGACCATGACCCTTGTCCTGAGTCTTGGGTCTGGGGTGCCTATGGTTTCTGCCTTAAATAATTTCATTGCAATTCCTAAGATGtacatttttttagctttttttttcctttaaagttaCCCTGCTGTGTGTGCCTGAGAGACCTTTCGTCGTCTGCCGCTTTCCCATCCACTGTGTTTGGCTGTGGAATATTTCTCCATCCTGTCCCAAGCTAAGGCATGTGGCTGCGTGGTCGGAGACAGGGCTCCGGAGGAGAGAATGTGGGGCTGGGCCACACTGAACCTGTGCTGAAACGGCCAGGCAGAGGCCCTTGTCCTCACTCGGGTCCTGTCCCAGGTTCCCTGTGTGCCTCAGATGCAGAAGTGGGCCACCCAGGGGGCTGTGCCAGGTCAAGGGTAGTCTGAGGAAAAGGGGCAGGGTGGAGCCAGGACACTATAAAagctgaggggggaggggcagctgggCTGATAGGAAGTGGGTTGTCAGGAAGTTCTTGAGCCTCAGAGCAGGTGGAGTGTTTGTACCACTGGATTGGAAAATGCTACAGATCAGGGCTTTCCCCACAGAGAGCTGGTTTGGAGCTCACAGCCAGTGGGAACAGGAGGAGCTGTGCAGGCAGTGTGGCTGCACTGAACAAGCCTAGGGCCTCGGGACTGTCCTCCTTCCCTCACGCCTACAGTTAGCAGGTGAACTCTCCTTGGAACAGCTTCTGTCCAGTGAGGTGAGGGGACAAGTCCACCTGGCTGGTCGGGGATTGGATTTTTGGTGCCAGGATCGGCTGGAGGGACAGGGGATGAAGATGGATGGGGAGGACAGATCTCCAGCTGAAGTCTGTCCCCAGGTTCCCAGTTACTGTGCCTCAAAAGAGCCAAGTTCCTGGGATTAAAAGGGGGAAGTGGGCTCTGGACAGCTACTGGGTAGGGGCCGGCAACAGGTGCAGCCAGTTCCCTTTTGGCCTTGGCAGTCTGGGGGCTGGAATGGTTTTCTCCAGTGGGCTAGCTGGAAGCCTGTCCCTGCCCTCGACAGAGGGGTTAAAGTCCAGCAGCAAAAAGGCATCTGGGCTCAGCTTCTGCTGCCCGGCCCAGACTCCTCTTCTGTGAATGATATGGAGGCCCTCAGCCTCTCCCCAGAAGAGCTGTGGCCAGTACAAAACAGGTAGAGGAGTCAGAGTGGGCAGGGCGGCGCAGTGGGGTCCTGCGTGGGCAGAGGGCACAGGGCCTGTCCTGGGTGCACTCTTGCCCTGGTGGTACTGCTATCCATTCCCGTCCCAGCATGGCCCCAGCACCTCTGGCTGCACTCCCTCTTCAGGCTCTCAAGGCCCAGTGGGACCACAGTGGACAGCATGGGGCAGCCCTATTCCCCTGGAGGTGGGAGAGCAAGGCTGGCCTCTAAATTTAGGTCTCAAGGGACACCACCCCCAGATCAGGCCCTAGGTCTCCTTTGGGGTGCCAACCCACCTCAGAGGCTGTTGTACTGTCCCAGGGCGTGGGAAGTGCTGGCTGCCTCAACCTCAGCTGCAGTGGGAGGCTCTTCCCCACACAGCCTGGGGTCTGCCTCTAGCACGTAACTCAAGACCTGGCTGAACCCAGAAAAGCCATTGCCCTTTGGAGCCAGCTGTGTGGGATCTGCCAAGCCTGGAGGAGGGAGGGCAACAGCCCAAGCGCAGGTGAGGGCCAGAGCCATCCAGAACTGAGCTCCTGCTGGGGGCTAAGCCCTGAAGGAAGGGGCAAGACTCTGGTGTCAGCCCTCAGGTATGTGTGTCCCCACAATGCTGGGCTGTGGCTGGATAACcatctgtcttcctctttctcaggGACGTGGAACCACCCCTCCTggcatgggaggggctgtggtgGATGAGGGCCCAACAGGCATCAAGGCCCCTGATGGCGGCTGGGGATGGGCCGTCCTCTTGGGTTGCTTTGTCATCACGGGCTTCTCCTACGCCTTCCCGAAGGCAGTCAGCGTCTTCTTCAAGGAGCTCATGTGTGAGTTTGGTATCGGCTACAGTGACACGGCCTGGATCTCCTCCATCCTGCTGGCCATGCTATATGGAACAGGTGATGGGCCTTcttgctgggggtggggctgtcCTGGTCTGTCTGGAACCCATCTGAATGGCCATATGTGCCCTGCTCTGTAGTCCCAAAGCACAAGGTCaggcccttcttttctttttttaaacagagacagagagagagtcagagagagggatagatagggacagacaggaatggagagatgagaagcatcaatcattagtttttcgttgcgacaccttagttgttcattgactgctttctcatatgtgccttgaccgtgggccttcagcagaccgagtaaccccttgcttgagccagcgaccttgggtccaagctggtgaactcggggtctcgaacctgggtccttccacgtcccagtgtgacactctatccactgcgccattgcctggtcaggcttgggacCTTCTTTCTTTATAGACGGTTCCTGGTGCCTCCAGACCACCAGCAAGGAGACCACTAACACGGGGACCTTCCATGTGAACTATGCTTTGCTTAGGAAAGTGTCCGAATGTGACTACTCTCTGGGAAGCTAGTGCTCCTGGTGTCTGCTGAGCTGGGATGTTGGGGAGGGGTGAGCTCAGCACTCAGCTGTTGTCCCCTCCCAGGCccgctctgcagcatgtgtgTGAACCACTTTGGCTGCCGGCCAGTCATGCTGGTGGGCGGCCTCCTGGCATCTCTGGGCATGGTGGCTGCGTCCTTCTGCAGGAGTGTCATCCAGCTGTACCTCACCACTGGGGTCCTCACTGGTGAGTGGGCTGGCCAGTGGTGGGGCTGGCCAGTGGTGGGGCAGGGTGCAATGGGTACATCTATGCCTCAGTGGCCAATGGCAATGGCTCAGGCCCACAAAGGAGAAGTCCCATCATCCCCACCTCTGGGCACCAGCCTGTCCCTTGTTCCCTATGTCTCTCCTGGTGTGTCCATCGGTGATGGGGGTTCTGTGCACACATTGGGTCTCCTCACATTGACATCTAGCAGACCCACACTTTAGAACAGTTTAGGTGGGAGCCTGTGCCTAGCAAAAAAGGGGGGGCGAGGTGAGTGGCGGGGCCAGTGCCTTACCTGCCCACACCTCCTTCCAGGCTTGGGTTTGGCGCTCAACTTCCAGCCCTCACTCATCATGCTCAACCGTTACTTTAACAAGCGGCGCCCCATGGCAAATGGGCTGGCGGCCGCGGGCAGCCCTGTGTTGCTGTGTGCACTGTCCCCGCTGGGCCAGCTGCTGCAGGACCACTACGGCTGGCGGGGTGGCTTTCTCATCCTGGGTGGCCTGCTGCTCAACTGCTGCGTGTGCGCTGCTCTCATGAGGCCCCTGGAGGCACCCCATGTGCAGGCAAGGTCCGGGCCCCAGAAACCGTCCAGGCAGCTGTTGGACCTGAGCGTCTTCAGGGACCGCGGCTTCATCATCTATGCAGTGGCTGCCTCCATCATGGTGCTGGGGCTCTTTGTGCCACCTGTGTTCATGGTGAGCTATGCCAAGGACCTGGGTGTGCCGGACGCTCGGGCCGCCTTCCTGCTGACCATACTGGGCTTCATCGACATCTTTGCCCGGCCTGCTGCTGGCTTTGTCACAGGACTCCCCAAAGTGCGGCCCTACTCCGTCTACCTCTTCAGCTTCGCCATGTTCTTTAACGGCTTCACCGACCTCACAGGCTCCACAGCCAGCGACTATGGTGGTCTGGTGGTCTTCTGCATCTTCTTCGGCATATCCTACGGCATGGTGGGCGCCCTGCAGTTTGAGGTGCTCATGGCTATCGTGGGTACCCACAAGTTCTCCAGTGCCATCGGCCTGGTGCTGTTGCTGGAGGCCATAGCAGTGCTCATCGGGCCCCCATCCGGAGGTGAGGCTGCAGGCAGTCAGGGAGCCCCAGCCAGACTCCCCAGGTCCAGCACCTGCCCATCTTGGGAACGGAGACTCATTGTGGGATGGCTCTTAGTTGGAGGAACCCCTATTCCCACCCATCCTAGCCAGGCTACCATATCCTCTGACACACAGCCAGCTGGTGTTGGGAAGGAATGAGGACCCACTTGGTCCACTGTGGGACAGCGGGAGACTTTGGTGGGAGCCTGGACTGAGCTGATGCTGTCCCCTCTGCAGGTAGGCTCTTAGATGCCACGGATGTCTACCAGTTCGTGTTTATCCTGGCGGGGACCGAGGTGCTGGCTGCCTCGCTGGTGCTGCTACTGGGCAATTTCTTCTGCATTGAGAAGCCTGCAGGGGCTGCCAAGGAAGAAGAACGCCACAGGCCCCCTGTGGCTGACAGGGGCAAGGTGGACTCGAGGGAGGTGGAGAATTTCCTGAAGGCAGAGCCTGAGAAAAAGGGGGAGGTCGCTCACACCCCAGAAACAAGTGTCTGAGCGGCAGGGTTGCAGGGAGTGGGACAGAGGCTGTCGAGGCTAGGCTCGTATTTATTTCACAAACAGGACTAGCTCAGGTGGAGCCATTGGCTCCCGGCAGCAGATCATCACCTGATCAGTTTTTCGGGGGAGGTGGTGGGTGGGAACGGCGTCATTCCAAAGTGGATCTGTGGTGAAGCCAAGCACGAGGTTATAAGCCATCTGTACCAGGCATCCAGCCTGCTGATCCCGGTGCCCACCGCTGGGCTCAAGGACCTAGAAACCCACTCTTCAGAGACAACATGACTTTAATCAGAGGGTGGGGCCAGGACAACCCGAGTACCAGGCCCAGCCTCCCTCCATGCCTGCCCATACCCACCACGCCTGTCTCCAGCTGGTGCCCAGCCCACCCCGAGTGTCTGGAGGGCAGAGCTCCCTTCCTTCACCTCTGGAAGGCCTGGAATAAACCTGCGTGTAGGAGGAGCTGAGTTTGGTTTCAGGTAGGGAGTGTGGTCTACTGTTCATTCCAAACCTCACTTTTTCAAGCGAGTCTGGTCCTGTTAGTGTGTCAGCTTTGTTAAGTGCTGCTGGTTGAGGGTGTTGCCATGACAAACCCCGGATGGCTGAGAGCACTCACACGGGCCCTGATGGCCCGTACCTGGGAGCCCCTTGGAGGTGTTTGATCACTGCAGTTTAAATGATCTTCCTGCCTTCCGTTTATTCACCCCACAGCCGGCTGACAGTGGCTCTATGtggtcagcacccagggctggtgTCCACTCCGTCCTCCTCATCCAGCCCTACTGGCCTTGCCCAGGTACCTCACACCCACCTGCCCTTGTGGCCAGCAGTGCCTGCATGTCTGGGAACCCGATCAGAGGCCGCTGGGGCCGCCTCAGTAGGTGGTGCGTCGAGGGCGCTGGGGACGGCAGTGGGTGCCCTGGCGGGCCGAGTGCAGCCGGAGAGACGCCACATCCCTGCTCCTCTGCAACGAAAAGcaagcgagggctcatctgggaCTTGGTCACCAACACCACCCCCAGAGCTCTGCACAGAAGCCACGGACCTGACCGGTCCCACAGCTCTGAGGCACTACCTAGCACCCCTCTGGTCTTTCTGTCCTATTAGTAGTCACAGGAGTCAAAATGCCACCTGCTCTTGCTGTCTCATCCCTGTAAGGTGGGCCAGGATGGGGCCCCTTGGCAAAACAGACACCAGCCCCTACTGTATCCCAGAGGCCTGTGGTCTCAGCAGCTGTATACCTGAActggagggaagggcagaggcaGAGTGGGCAGCCTGCCCTCTGGGCTATACAtacctgccccccttctctcctgaTGTGAGCTCAACCTGGCTGTTGCAGATCATGTGGTCACCCGGGGCTTGCTGATTGGGGACCAAGTACCCCCAGGGGTGTCTCCCCTGCCTCCTACCCTGAGCAGCCTCACCCTACAACTGACCAGGAGCAGCAGAAAGTATGTGTCTCCTTTTGTCCCCACACCTGCACCTAAAGGGTCTGACCCCATGAGAGGACTGGCAACCCCTAGAGTGATGGTCTGGGGACACCATTAAGCGATCCTGAGATAGTCAACACATCTGGAAGGCTTGGCCGGGGACTAGGTTCATGCACTGCAGGGTATGGAGCTC
This genomic interval carries:
- the SLC16A3 gene encoding monocarboxylate transporter 4; translation: MGGAVVDEGPTGIKAPDGGWGWAVLLGCFVITGFSYAFPKAVSVFFKELMCEFGIGYSDTAWISSILLAMLYGTGPLCSMCVNHFGCRPVMLVGGLLASLGMVAASFCRSVIQLYLTTGVLTGLGLALNFQPSLIMLNRYFNKRRPMANGLAAAGSPVLLCALSPLGQLLQDHYGWRGGFLILGGLLLNCCVCAALMRPLEAPHVQARSGPQKPSRQLLDLSVFRDRGFIIYAVAASIMVLGLFVPPVFMVSYAKDLGVPDARAAFLLTILGFIDIFARPAAGFVTGLPKVRPYSVYLFSFAMFFNGFTDLTGSTASDYGGLVVFCIFFGISYGMVGALQFEVLMAIVGTHKFSSAIGLVLLLEAIAVLIGPPSGGRLLDATDVYQFVFILAGTEVLAASLVLLLGNFFCIEKPAGAAKEEERHRPPVADRGKVDSREVENFLKAEPEKKGEVAHTPETSV